From the Pseudomonadales bacterium genome, the window CAGGGCGCAACGGCAAAGGCGTCACTACGCTCACCGGTTTTGAATTATCCGCAGACGAATTGCAAACATTGGCGAAACAATTGAAACAACTGTGCGGTACTGGTGGCACAGTGAAAGATTGGGTGGTAGAAATTCAAGGCGACCAGCGCGACAAATTAAAAGCCGAATT encodes:
- the yciH gene encoding stress response translation initiation inhibitor YciH: MSKKDSKLVYSTESGRIKSIDPLPSLPPKGDGFIRIRRETAGRNGKGVTTLTGFELSADELQTLAKQLKQLCGTGGTVKDWVVEIQGDQRDKLKAELEKRGFKIKLAGG